In Oryza glaberrima chromosome 8, OglaRS2, whole genome shotgun sequence, the following are encoded in one genomic region:
- the LOC127781295 gene encoding uncharacterized protein LOC127781295: MRAAVRAPPPHSCYSRRRATLLDARYVLDHMPQRRAPPRTAGLRAPPAAAAASVSASSRRTPPLRVAGRAACPAASVPYLFRTLLPIPTAFRSTVRVRLTSPAFLPSRRNFEGYIPQSCSGSSLQIYSQSSLLSLSPSSALVVSSQLNSSDVAQRSEEWFALRKDKLTTSTFSTALGFWAGNRRSELWSEKVFGSTEIKLEDAARSAMNWGTVNESVAIEQYTSITGRSVGSLGFAVHTEANFGWLGASPDGVLGCDPDGGILEVKCPFNKGKPELALPWRAMPYYYMPQVQGLMEIMGRDWVELYCWTPNGSSVFRVPRDRGYWELIHEVLRDFWWGNVMPARELVLLGKEAEARSFEPQPKHRLTNLVIFRSRKLASEAKLLCKDIGGHVEFFP; the protein is encoded by the exons ATGAGAGCGGCAGTAAGGGCACCACCTCCCCACAGCTGctactcccgccgccgcgccactctACTGGACGCGCGCTATGTGCTCGACCATATGCCGCAGAGGCGCGCGCCGCCCCGGACCGCTGGCCTCCGCgccccgccggcggccgccgccgcgtccgtgTCCGCGTCCTcccggaggacgccgccgctgcgcgtggctgggcgcgccgcctgcccggcCGCTTCAG TTCCATATTTGTTCAGGACACTCCTGCCAATTCCAACAGCCTTTCGCTCAACAGTTCGTGTGCGGTTGACCTCACCTGCATTCTTGCCATCAAGACGAAATTTTGAAGGCTATATTCCTCAGAGCTGCTCAGGTTCATCATTGCAGATCTATAGCCAGTCATCCCTGCTATCTCTCTCACCATCTTCAGCTCTCGTGGTGTCCTCCCAGCTGAACTCTTCGGATGTTGCTCAGCGATCAGAGGAATGGTTTGCTCTCCGCAAGGACAAGCTCACCACAAGCACCTTCAGCACTGCCTTGGGCTTCTGGGCTGGCAACAGACGGTCAGAGCTGTGGAGCGAGAAAGTATTTGGATCAACAGAAATCAAGTTGGAGGATGCGGCGAGGTCTGCCATGAACTGGGGCACGGTGAATGAAAGTGTAGCTATAGAGCAGTACACAAGCATCACCGGACGGTCAGTGGGTTCCCTTGGCTTCGCAGTGCACACTGAGGCCAACTTTGGGTGGCTCGGAGCTTCACCTGATGGTGTTCTAGGGTGTGACCCAGACGGTGGGATCCTAGAAGTCAAGTGCCCGTTCAACAAGGGTAAGCCTGAGCTCGCTCTGCCATGGCGCGCTATGCCATACTATTACATGCCACAGGTGCAGGGCCTGATGGAGATAATGGGCAGAGATTGGGTCGAGCTCTACTGTTGGACTCCCAACGGAAGCAGCGTTTTCCGAGTACCTCGAGATCGCGGGTACTGGGAGCTCATCCATGAAGTCCTGCGTGATTTCTGGTGGGGGAATGTGATGCCGGCCCGGGAGCTGGTGCTGCTTGGTAAGGAGGCCGAAGCTAGATCCTTTGAACCACAGCCCAAGCACCGGTTGACAAACCTGGTGATTTTTAGAAGCAGGAAGCTTGCTTCTGAAGCCAAGTTGTTGTGCAAGGATATTGGCGGTCATGTAGAATTCTTCCCATGA